The genomic region GGAACCCTACGGTGTAAGTTCGGAACATTTTGCGGAGATATCTTCGATGCAGGCGGCTTTGATGCATGCGTGGTATATGAAAATTGACCGTGCTAAAGCGGATAAACTGTTTTTGGCCGCATTTTTGCAAGAGACAGGAAAAATTATTATTGCCAGCGACGTGATCCAAGAAGACTTAGCTACCAATTTTAAAGCCGATGTTACGACAGCCATCGATATTGCAAGTGTAGAACGCTCTTATGTTCAAGAGACGACGGCATCGGTTACGGCTGCAATTTTTACCCACTGGAATTTTGACAAAGACTTTGTCGAGATGATCGAATTTTCAGATACCCCTGACCAAGCTCCGGAAGAGGTCAAAGAGTTTTCAACCGCACTTCATATTATCAAAACAATTGTTCCGATTAACGATCCTTTCGGAGAACACGGAATTGCATTCGGACTTAAAAAAGCTGAAGCCGCCGGATACGATGTGACCAAACTTCAAGCGGCGATTGATTCGATTCTTGAAAAAACTCGCGCCATATAAAGGCGCACAATGTCTCAACAAACCGTTACA from Sulfuricurvum sp. harbors:
- a CDS encoding HDOD domain-containing protein; translation: MKSSIINSIKSLPPLPKTVIDMQRVCNDPNSSIQDLVKTVETDPMIVANLLKAANSPLYSFRREINNVGQAVSLFGMSMTRSIGIGNSVRKLLNVDMEPYGVSSEHFAEISSMQAALMHAWYMKIDRAKADKLFLAAFLQETGKIIIASDVIQEDLATNFKADVTTAIDIASVERSYVQETTASVTAAIFTHWNFDKDFVEMIEFSDTPDQAPEEVKEFSTALHIIKTIVPINDPFGEHGIAFGLKKAEAAGYDVTKLQAAIDSILEKTRAI